In Providencia alcalifaciens, the sequence TGGTATTAATTGCTGCGGGGCTAGTACTTTGTATTATTAGTCTCGTGCCAATGGATGCCTTAAATGCATTTAGCGAGCGCATGGTTTCGGCTCCGCTGATCCAAGCCATTTGTTCCAGTATGGGTTTTGCTTATGTAATGAAATACACCAAGTGCGATAAACACTTAGTGCTGGTGCTATCTCGTGTTTTAACTCGACTGGGTTTTTTCCTGATCCCCGCAGCGGTCGTGTTGACTTTCTTTATTAACATCGCGATCCCATCTGCAGCAGGGTGTGCCGCTGCGGTTGGTGCGACATTGATTCCATTGCTGATTGCTGCGCGTATTCACCCCGCTATTGCAGGTGGTGCCGTGCTGTGCGGTACGATAGGTTCTATGCTGAGCCCTGGGTTGTCACATAACCCATTTGTGGCGCAGATGTCGAACATGAGTATTGTTGACTTAATTGCTCGCCACGGGCCATATAGCTTAGCGGTTGGAGGCATCGCCGCCGTTTCTTTAGCTATCGTTGCTTTAGTGAAAAAAGAGTACAACATGAAAGCGGTTGTCGAAGTGAATGGCACTGCGGGTACAGAACAAAATGTAGCGGCAGAACAACCAAATTATCTTTACGCGACAGCGCCGTTTATTCCATTAATCCTATTAATCCTGCCATTTATGGATGCGTTGAAAGCGTATCAAATCAGTGTGCCAGCGGCGATGGTCATTGGGGCAATTTATGCGTTAGTGATCACGCGTACTAACCCTTCAACCATTACTAAAGAGTTTTTTAAAGGAATGGGGAATGCCTATGGGGATGTTCTTGGGATCATCATCGCTGCCGCCGTTTTCTCTGCGGGTCTTAAAGCATCCGGCTTAATTGATTCCTTCATTGGTTTTCTGATCCACTCTCCTGAATTCGCACGTTGGGGAGGGACATTGGGCCCATTCTTAATGGGAATTATCACGGGTTCAGGTGATGCGGCCGCGTTTGCTTTCAACGAAACGGTAACCCCATTTGCCCAGCAATTTGGTTATGAAATTCCTGATTTGGGGATGGCTTCTGCAATTTCAGGCGCATTGGGTAGAACCATGTCACCGTTGGCGGGTGCGGCTATCGTCTGTGCAGGTTTAGCCAATGTGAACCCGATGGAAATTGTGAAGCGTACTGCGCCCGGCATGATTGTTGGGGTGATCTTCATTGCGCTCATCATGCTTTAATTTTAAGGAGATAACATGTCAAACATCACATTAGAACAACTGACTCAATGGCGTCGTGAATTCCATCAATATCCGGAAATTGGTTGGTCTGAGTTTTTAACCACAGCAAAAATCGTTGAAGAGTTGCGCAGCCTGAATTTAGACGTGAAAGTGGGTCCACAGGTGATCAATCCTGAATATGCCTTCGGACGTCAACAAAAAGTGGTGGATAAAGGTTTAGCGGTGGCAAGAAAGCACCAAGTTGATGAAAATCTGCTGGCTGAAATGCAGGAGTTGACAGGGTGCGTTGCTATTTTTGATAGCGGTAAAGCGGGACCGACGGTAGCACTACGTTTTGATATTGACTGTGTCGGCGTGACAGAAAGTACCGATGAAACCCATCGACCAAAAAATGATAGTTTTAGCTCTTGCCATCCCGGTGAAATGCATGCGTGTGGCCATGATGGGCATATCGCGATTGGTTTAGCCGTTGCACATTGGCTAGTGGCAAATAAAGAGAGCTTATCTGGCAAAGTAAAATTGTTATTCCAACCTGCGGAAGAAGGCGTTCGTGGTGCGAGAGCGATGGCAGAAAGTGGCATTGTGGATGATGTGGATTATTTCTTAGGGGCACACTTAGGGTTCATTGCCAATAGTGGTGAAATTGTGATTAACCCAACCCATTTTCTCTGTACAACAAAACTGGATTTTCGCTTCAAAGGTGCACCGTCTCATGCAGGCGCTGAGCCTGAATTAGGGCGTAACGCGTTAGCAGGTGCTTGTCATGCCACAACGCAAATGTTGGGGATTTCAAGACACGGTAAAGGAATGTCGCGCATTAACATTGGGGTACTGAATGCAGGTGAGGGGCGAAATGTGACGCCATCCTATGCTCAAATGCAGATAGAAGTCCGTGGCGAAAATGAAGAGATCAACCGCTTTATGAGCGAAAATGCGATTCGCATGGCTGAAGGCTCCGCACACAGTTTCCAGCTAGAAATGGAAAGTGAAGTGATGGGTGAAGCGGTTGATTTAACTAATGACCAAGAGCTGATTGACACCTTGGCAAGTGTGGTAGCACAACATGGGGAATTAACTGCGGTGGCGACTCGACCATTTGGCGGTAGCGAAGATGCCACTATCTTGGCAAAACGCGTGCAGCGTCATGGGGGGAAATCTCTGTATTTTGTTGTCGGTGCAGATAGAACCGCAGGGCATCACCAAGCTAATTTCGATTTCGATGAAAAACAGATGTTAACAGCCTATCAGCTGTATACCGGATGTTTGGTGTCATTAATGTAATTTTGGTGATAGGAAAGAGCCACTGAGAGAGTAATCTCCCAGCGGCTCTTTTTATTTCGATAAGGCTTTATTTTGCTAAAGAATGCAGGGCATCTTTCAATAGATTGGCGGCAATAATAATGTCGTCGAAATCAGTAAACTCATCAGGGTGATGACTAATCCCATTTTTTGATGGCGTGAAAATCATTGCGGTTGGGAATTTTTGGGCGATATTCATCGAGTCATGACCTGCACCGCTCAACATTGTCATATAACCGATGTTTTGTTCAAGGCAATGCTGTTCAATACACTGACAAATCTCGTTATCTAATTTCACTGGTGCTTCCGTTGAAATTTCACGGATCTGAATCGAAACATCGTTGTCTTGTTCCGATTTTCTAATGGAATTTTTCAAGTGAGTGGCAACGCGGGCAATACTTTCTGGCTCAATACCGCGAATATCAACCAAGAAATTCACTTCACCGGGAATAACGTTCATGGAATTTGGATATACATTGAGTTTCCCAATGGTACCGACGGTTCCCCATACAGATTCACGGCAAGCCGCTCGGTTTACATCGCTGATAATGGTGGCGCTGGCCACTAATGCATCGTGGCGCTGATACATTGGAGTAGCACCGGAGTGATCCGCATGTCCGGTGACCTGAACTTGGAAGCGGGTTGGCGCCGCAATTCCGTTCACAATTCCCACTGATTTTCCTTCCAGCTCAAGGCGTCGACCTTGTTCGATATGCATTTCGATAAAAGCAGAATAATGGTTATCAGCCAATTGGCATTGTTCAATTTCGTGGCTTGGGTAACCAAGGCTATCTAAGACATCGAAAAAGCTGTGTCCATCATCATCTCGGTTGAGGGCCCACTTTTCACGATCAACTTTCCCAAGTAACACTTTGCTGCCAATACATGAAAAACCAAACCGGCTGGATTCTTCAGCCCTAAAAATGACGAGCTCAAGAGAGCGAGATAATTGTTTTGGCTCGAATTGCATCAACGCATAAAACCCTGCTACGACACCAAGCGTACCATCATAAGCGCCACCATTAGGAACCGTATCCAAATGAGAGCCAGTACCAACAGCAGGTAAATTGGGATCTTTTCCCGGTAATCGGCAAAAAATATTCCCTATCGCATCTTGGCGAACAGTAAACCCAGCTTTTTGCATGGTTACTATCATGTATTGGTGTGCCAATTGGTCTGTGGGTGTATAGGCCAAACGTGTCACACCTTTATTTTCAGGATAAACAGTAAAGGATGCTAATTTTTCAAATAATAATTTCATTTCATTAGTAGAAAATAATTCCCTAGTCATGAAAACCTCTTTCATAAGTTGTAATCAGATATATTTAAATTTTTTGGAATAAGAAGGATTAAAAATAAAAAGCAGGAAAATATAAAAATTATTATGAGTATCACTATGCAAATAGGACTCGGGTAAGTCAAACAGAAGTATGAAAAAGAGAGGGTTGCATGATATTTATCAAATTACTGATATTAAACGAAAATATAACAAATTTTACGTTTGTGGTAGATTTTGATTATCGAGGATTTATCTAAAAGTTTTTTAAATAAATCCATGATTTTTGCATTATTTATTGATTGTATGTTGGGATTCTATAATTTAAATAAGAGATTTATTTTTGATAATCAATTTAAAGCAATAATTTATTTTATTGTTTTCAAACTTTCATTAATTGTTATTTTTTATATTCAATTGTTAGTGTCCAAATAATGTAAGTAGAGATGGACATCATTATACAATTGACGTAATTCAGTACTATTTTGTTGTCTACGTAATAGTGTTTGCAGAAGACGGTGAATTTTTTCAACATCAGGCTGTGGGTGCTGTAAACGTAAAATGAGCCCTTTTAGGGCACGATTGTATGATTCAGAGGCGGAAAATTGTTTATAAACTTGAATCAGATTAAGCCAAATAGCGTGGCGGACAGCAAAAAATTGTATTGTTCTATCAAATGGATATTCACTTTTGCGTGCCAATATTAACCCGCTAAATAGGCGATGACTCATCTGTGATGTTGAGGGTTTTTGTCCGGCAATAATCTTATTAAGACCCAGTATAAATTGTTGTTCACTGAGTAAAATAAGGTTTTGGTAACGTTTCTTCGGATTTGTTGGGTAAATCCAATAAAAAGCCCCCATTGCAACTAACGGCCCACAAATAATGGCGATGGCATTACCGAGGCTTTCTGGAAAACTTAATGTAAAAGGGTAACTTGGTTGCAGTAAGATCAAAGAGACCATGATGTAATCAAAGGCGATTAAAATCAGTTTTTTGTGGGCAAAAACCAAAATTCCACTGATGATGACGGGCACAATAAATAAGGTCATTTGCCATGATGATGATGCAAATGGCCATAGACACCAAGTACAAATCAACGCGGCAAGTGCCCCTAAAGATTGTCCGGTGAAGATGTTTTTCATAAACCTAGCGGGGTAATCGAGGGATGCAAACAGTGCGATCATCACCGATAACCCCAGAGTTAAATACGCCAGAGCTTGCCATTGAGTTACTAACCAGAGTAAGCCAACGGTGGCAATGGAAACGAAGGAGCGTGCAAAAGTTTGCCAAGCGGCAATGCGATCATGGTGGAGTTTTAGCTTATCTACACGGTGTTGTGCCTTGATGGATAACCCTTTTGACACATAAAACAGTGGGATTAAGAGATTTTTCAATATGCCATTCGGGCACAGAGACAGGATATGTTTCCATTGGGATTCGGTCGGTTGTATTTCTGGGAATGGAAATGCAGCTACCCCTTTAAATTTATCAAGTTGTAGCAAAATCTGGCTTTGAGCGAGTAGTTGTTGGCGGGCTTTTATGACTTGTTTACGATGATAACGCCACCCAATACGGTTAGCTTCTAACTGCTCATCATAGGTGGTCATTTTCTGCCATAAGGTGTCAATGTCCTGTTGTTCAATAGATTCTTTTTTATATAAAGAGCGGTGCAAAATCGTGTAAAACTGCTGATCAATTTGTTGTTTGAGGGCTATGATAGAGGCTTGTTCACGCTTGGGGGTGAACAAAAAGTTAAACAAAACGGCGCATAAGACGCCCACTAAAATGGTCCAAAATCTATCCCATGCTACGGAAAAAATATTGTCTGTAGCATGAACGCTGAGCATGCTCACCATTACTGCAGAATAACCCGCTAAAAAAGTACCATAAGCCACAAAGCTTTTTTGTAGTTGCCCAATACCGCTGCATGCGCCTAACCATCCTGCTAAACCAATAACAAAAAGTAACGGGCTGATTAGGTTAATTTGAATGAGTGCAATGCCGGCAACGACACCAATAACTGTACCTGCAAACCGCCACCAACTTTTTTCTAATAAGTTTTCACGCCAAGGTTGCGCTGATGCCCATACGGTCATTGCCGCCCATTGGGGGTGAGTAAGTCCTGCATATTCAGCAATAAATAGCGCGAGAATAGATGCGCAGGCAGTGATCATTGCAAAGCGTAAACGGTCAGAATCAAATCCGAATCGCTGCATTAATGTAGTTAGTTGTGACATGGTATTTTGCAGATTGGTGAATAGAATTGGGTATAGAGTAGTGCTTGTGGCGGGAAATCGCAAATAGGACATGATTAGATGAAAAAATAGGAAGCTAAAATAAAAAGTAAAAGCGCTAGAGATAGGCTTTTACTTTTTATGCTTCTTTAAATAGCACTAATGAAATTCTTTATATTAGGCGTAAGACTCAGTAAGTTCTTTTGATTTATGCTCATGAGAAATATCACTATTATCTTGAAATATATCAGAGAAGATATCGCTAATATTCACATCCAATATTTTCGTTACTCGCGCTAAACAATCAATATCAATGCGATTGACGCCACGCTCATAACGGAAAAGCTGTTGTTCACTAATATCACATTCTTTAGCGAGTTGAAAAACAGTATAACCTTGCGATTTTCTTAATGATTTTATTTTCTGCCCAACAGCATAGGCAATGGGAAATTTTCTATTCATGTTTATTCTCTATAAAATTATAATTGTAAAATAATGGTCAGAATTAGTTTTAGAAACAATAAGTATTGCTTAATATAGTATTAATTTTTAAAAAAATAGTTGGATATATAGTGAGCATCAAGAGTCACTAAGTAAATAATATACTATTCTCATGAATGTTTTCAATTGCTCCCAAAATGACAATATAATTATATTAATTTTTAGATTTATATTTACCTTAAATGAATATTGAAAATTAATTCATTTATTTCATGGCGTTAGGTTTGTTTTTTTATAGGTATAGAACAAATGTATATTTTAATACGGTATTATTTTTTAGTGTTAAATGTCAACATTAATCAATTTACCAAAATATAAATCTAAAAAAAATTAAAATAAAGTATTAGCTATATTTGATGAGTTGATTTCCTTATAGGAAATTAGCTTAATATCTTTTTATTATTAGATATATTAGATATAGATATCAATCTAAGAGGATCATTATTTGATCAGTTTTTATGTTATGCTGCTAAATAAAACAAATGACAGAGGTTAATAAATTATATGGTTTTTTTGTTTTTTATTTTCGCTGTTTTTCATCATATGGAAATAATGAGTGACTATTATGTTAATACTTTGTAGGTATTTCTTCAGTAAGGGCTACCCCCCCCAATAGGGGAGCGTAGTCTCGATGTGCTTAAGATTATTTTTAACTCTGATGTCATGAAGAGTGACCTATTTTAATGAAAGCTATATTTTATTTGATAGTTCAACAAGGTTTTTCCAATCACAGTCAGAAATGATGATGGTTCAAATTTAATTTCTGTATTAATGTGGTTATTTACAATCTAGCTATTACCTGAAGTGCTTGTATTGGCTCTTTGTGCAATAAAAATATGAACGACAGATTTTGATGATGAATTGCCTTTTTTATCTGTTGCTAGAACACTTATGGTATAACTATTAGCATTCTTCACATTATTTTTATCCGCGGGCAAGACAATACTGTATTGACCATTTTCATTGAGAAGATATCCCCCTGAGGCAACTAATGATTCTGTACTCCAAGTGAAGTGGCTCAATCCATATTGGCTGTTTACTGTGACATTCAGAGGTATTTTTTCTCCTGCTTGGCCCATGATAGTGTCTGTAACAAATAAATGGATCAGCTCATTCTTTTGGTAATCTAAAATAATATGATTGTTACGACTGACTAAATCATAACGATTACCCATGAGTGAACGAAATGCATTGACGGATTGTGGATCCAAATGTTGCTTCAAACTTTTGCCAAATTGGTAGTTTAGTTGTAAACCAACCCGCGAATCTTTTTTGCTGGCTTTCCCTTGACGATGTTCTGCATTCAATGTGATTAATGGAATCGGCGTATAGTTGAGGCCGACATTGATGGAGTAGGGGTTGCGTTGTAAATTTTTGGTGCCGAATAGGGCAACAGCGTCACCATAATATTGCTCGTAAGTGAACTTTCCACCAATATGTGGATAGGTAGGTAGCCAACCTTCTGCGCTGAGATTCCATCCATTGGACGGTCTGGCTGAGTGATCGACTAATTCTCGAGCATTGCGCCAGCGACTAAGACGATGGTAGCTGTTGCCTGACAGTTTTAAGAAATCACGACGATATTCAATGCCTAGCCCTACACGAGAATGACCTCGAGACACATCATAATCAAAGAAGGTGTTTCCTCCGATCATCTGTTTTTCATCGTACCAACGTGTACCTAAACCTAGATTGGTTTCGATACGACCTTCCTTACGGTGAAAGCTACCTTGAGTAAACAGTAGGTTATTTTCGCCTTTATAAAGGGGAAGTAACAAATCAATCTGTGAATTTTTGAGTGAAAATTTTTTATCCGCTTCTAATTTAATTTGTGAACTACCAAAGTGATTAAACCAATCTTGTAGATAACTACTCGCTGCCGTTGTGATTATTTCACGTGCAAATGTTTTTGTTTTTTCATGATTAGGCTGTTTAGTAAAAAACTGACCAGCTTTTGATGCAAATTGGGCAAATTTAATTTCATCATCACTGACCGCGGGAGAAGGCGCGTAAACGGGCTTTTCATTTTCGTCCGCAAGGGTTGGCAAAGGCGCCATTGGAATATCCAGTTCATCGCCTGCTTTAAGAGACTCAAAGCTACGAGAGAAAGTTCGAAACTGATTGAGCTTACGTAATTGGCTCAAGTTGATATTGTATTTTGTTGCAATACTCTGGACGGATTCTCCCGCTTGCAGTATGTAGGGCTGTGTTTCTCTGAGTAGAAGCGTACTTTTTTTAGGTAATAAAAAAGTACGAGGCTGATTCACTTGTTCAGTAAATGCGTTAGCGGTAATGGGTAAAAAAATAGATGTCAAAATGAACATGACATGTGTGGTAATTGCTAGCCAAACAATAAATGTCAGGTAATAAAAAATAGAATCCTTAGATTTGATAACCATTAAAAAACTCCAGAAAAGGTTTAATTAAAAAAGTGATAATGATTTTAAAAATCCCTATTCCTGAGCTGTTCCTGCGCTATTCCTGATTTTCATGCAGCTAAATAGATGAGTACTTAATACTTAATATTTATTATCCTGTGAGTCTTATTTACAGATTTACAGAGACTATGCTTATTCTATTTATATTTCATTTGAATAATTTGGAATTATATTTAATGACAAATAGATTCCAATTAATTCTGTTTTTATATATTAATGGTTGTGTGTTTATGAATTGAATACATTGATATATTTTAAATATAGCAAGGCGTTTTTCAGTTCTAATCGATTAGAGAGCACTGACTTTTAGTGACAGCCTTTCAGGCGTAGATTGATTTAACGGAGTAACTTGATTACTCATCATCAGTAATTCCCCCTTTTTTTCGACACGAACACTTAAACCAAAATAGTGGCCTTGAGTTAACAGCGATTCCGGTAAATTAATAGAGAAATTAACTGTTCTCGTGGATTTTCTGGTTGTCAGGGTGTAATCATAATGGCTTTTTTCAGAGTAACTATTTCCGTTTATTGGGGTCACTGAAATGGTAATTAATGCATCATTAGGAATGTCGATAGATTGACTGTAAACATCACCTTGAATATTAAATCCATTTCGATTTTGATTTATTGGGTTATTACAAGAAAATAAAAATAAACAACAGGCTAATATGAAAATAAAATGTAAAATATTTTTTGATATAGTCAATCTAGGCATGGTTTTTCTTCTATTATATAAATAAGTTATTGAAATGAACGGTTAAATACTTTCTGGAAAAAACAGCGAACATATGCATACATATTTTTCTGTTCGTTAAATTTGGATAAAATTGGCATTTCTGACTTTTCACCAGTGTATAAGATACCAATTCTGGGCAGTGTCATGATGAGGTTTTCATCTAACTCTACTTTCTTAAATGATTGGCGCAATTGCCTGACTAATTTGTAGTAACTGCTTTCAGTCACGATAGTTCCACGCTTTTCCCAAATTTCGTGCATCACTTCTCGCTTGCTATTCGTTTTTAACAACAATAGCTTTAATAGGCAGGATTCATTTTCAGATAAATTCACAGTTCTTTTTCCGCGAGATAGCGTTCTCTTTAGTGGGTCATAAACGACTTGACCACATAAAAGTACCATTGGCTCTATTTGATTGTATTCCATGTTATTCATAATATTTCCCACAGATATAGTTCAATATAAAATTAATTATCAATATCGTAATTATCAGTAAAATCGTGTTCAATATAAAAAAACAGTAGGGTAATGAATAGCTGAAAAATTAAGACGTTTTTTTAAATTTGAACAATGTGTTTTGGTGATGTAAATTTAAACTACTATCTGTGAGTGTATATATCAATTTCAAATTTATTTTTTTTATGTTTTTTAAAAAGAAGGGAGTTAAATAGCTTAGATTATAAAAAATGCACTCTAAGCTTGTAAATATTCGTCGGTAATGAATTAATTAATAAACTAATTTAATAGTACAGGGTTATTCAATCGTGAGAGTTATATAGTCGATGGTTCTTCATCATCATCGCCATCAAGATTGAAGCTAGTCATGTTTTTATTCAATTGTTCAGTAAATGGTGTATTCATTAAACTTATCGACATATAACGTTGAATAGCTTTAGTGAAATCTTTATATAGAGCAGGGTCAGATTCAGATGAAGATTTTAATGTTTGGATGATTTGAGTAATGAATGATTCTTTATCATTGCGGTTCAAATTCACCATGGTTTTAAATACCAATGCGAATCGTGTTTTATCACTATCCTGATGTTTAAATTCAGTAATAAAGTTTTGTATTTTAGCGTTTTTATCCTCCGAAATATGGGGGATATTTTTTGCCTGATAGTTCTGTATATCTTTCATGTTGTTACGGGATTTCCAAAGGGTACTCACGTTAGTGTGTAGGTCGGATATACTCGATAGCGTATTGCTATGAGTATGCGAAGCTGACAACGTGTTCAGCAAATTAGGGTCAATTTTCATGTTTTTCTCTCCTTGTTTCTTCTTGTTGAAAAGTGATTTCTTGTTGGAGAGCGTGTTCTTGTTGAATTAGCCGTTTTTGTTGAAGTAATTGCGCATAAGCGTGTTTATGGTGTTGCAACGTTAGACAGCGGGTAGAAATCGGAAAAATATGCGGTAATATTTTCTCTGCCGCTAATTTTGGCGTGAATTGTGTAATTTCATTATTCACTTCTAACGTGATCGAATTATCAGGGCTAGTACATATTTTGATGCCGTTAGCTTGAGAGGTTATTTTGCCTTGCAATGATGCTGGTATGTGCAATTGCACATGGCTAGCTTCAGATTGTAATTGAGCAAAATGTTCTGCCACAATTTCCTGTAGGCGTAAGTCAGTCAATAAACCGATGAGCAATTGAGTTAATTGGCTCTCTGTTTGGCTCACCTTATTTTGGTATTGGGCTTCGCTGTGATTGAGAGCGCCAATAAAATCATTCAAAAGCTGTGTTAATCCATCTTGGTAGCCTTGTTGATAGGCGATAGCATGAATACTTTTCTCAGACTGTTGAGCTTGTTGAACATGGGCTTTGGCTTTTTGATGTGCCTGTTTAACAACCGATTGGGCATATTTATTGGTGTCTAAAACCAGATGTTTAATCAGCACATTTTCAATTAATGTCTGCTGGATATTAGGTTGTGTGTTCTCTGACATAGCGGCAAGTTTCTTCAATAATATTCCAAGGTAGCAGAGTGGAAACTGTGTGGCGGATCATCTGCTGTGTACTGTGGCTAAACATATATTTTGCGCGGGTAGCATAGCCGTGACTAAAGGTATTTAAACACATCAAAAGCTGCTCAGCGCCCAGTGCAAGTAAATGCTGAGGCGTATCGATGGAATGTGTCAGGTCTTGCCATAAGGGATGGCTCAATTTCTGATGCAATTGTCGATATTGTGATAGCTCTCCCCACCAAGGCAGCGGATCAGGGTGCTGAATAACCCCTAAACCCCATGCCACAGAAGGTAATGATGACCAATTTTCGGCAAGCATCTCGGGTAATATCAACGTTTTTTCATCGGGTAAATCTAATTGATATTGCTCAATAAGCTGCAAATTTTGTTGCTGTTGTAGCGGAACGGGTAGCTGATGGTAATGCTCATCAACAAACTCCGAGTGAAAATAATTTCCTGGCGCTAAGAAAATATTTTTTTGGTCAATGAGCAGTTTACTCAATCGGGGCATGACTTGATTTCTCCGCTTCTTCTTCATTTTCATCGCGTTGTTTATTGTTGCGATGGTATAAATACAGCCCAAGCGCAATTAACATACCGATTAATGCGGTGATTAAAGCAAAAGCAATCACGGGATTAAATGCGGGTGTTGGGCCATTTTT encodes:
- the dcuC gene encoding C4-dicarboxylate transporter DcuC; its protein translation is MIIQIIAALIIVATIYLLIKKYETRMVLIAAGLVLCIISLVPMDALNAFSERMVSAPLIQAICSSMGFAYVMKYTKCDKHLVLVLSRVLTRLGFFLIPAAVVLTFFINIAIPSAAGCAAAVGATLIPLLIAARIHPAIAGGAVLCGTIGSMLSPGLSHNPFVAQMSNMSIVDLIARHGPYSLAVGGIAAVSLAIVALVKKEYNMKAVVEVNGTAGTEQNVAAEQPNYLYATAPFIPLILLILPFMDALKAYQISVPAAMVIGAIYALVITRTNPSTITKEFFKGMGNAYGDVLGIIIAAAVFSAGLKASGLIDSFIGFLIHSPEFARWGGTLGPFLMGIITGSGDAAAFAFNETVTPFAQQFGYEIPDLGMASAISGALGRTMSPLAGAAIVCAGLANVNPMEIVKRTAPGMIVGVIFIALIML
- a CDS encoding amidohydrolase → MSNITLEQLTQWRREFHQYPEIGWSEFLTTAKIVEELRSLNLDVKVGPQVINPEYAFGRQQKVVDKGLAVARKHQVDENLLAEMQELTGCVAIFDSGKAGPTVALRFDIDCVGVTESTDETHRPKNDSFSSCHPGEMHACGHDGHIAIGLAVAHWLVANKESLSGKVKLLFQPAEEGVRGARAMAESGIVDDVDYFLGAHLGFIANSGEIVINPTHFLCTTKLDFRFKGAPSHAGAEPELGRNALAGACHATTQMLGISRHGKGMSRINIGVLNAGEGRNVTPSYAQMQIEVRGENEEINRFMSENAIRMAEGSAHSFQLEMESEVMGEAVDLTNDQELIDTLASVVAQHGELTAVATRPFGGSEDATILAKRVQRHGGKSLYFVVGADRTAGHHQANFDFDEKQMLTAYQLYTGCLVSLM
- a CDS encoding Zn-dependent hydrolase; protein product: MTRELFSTNEMKLLFEKLASFTVYPENKGVTRLAYTPTDQLAHQYMIVTMQKAGFTVRQDAIGNIFCRLPGKDPNLPAVGTGSHLDTVPNGGAYDGTLGVVAGFYALMQFEPKQLSRSLELVIFRAEESSRFGFSCIGSKVLLGKVDREKWALNRDDDGHSFFDVLDSLGYPSHEIEQCQLADNHYSAFIEMHIEQGRRLELEGKSVGIVNGIAAPTRFQVQVTGHADHSGATPMYQRHDALVASATIISDVNRAACRESVWGTVGTIGKLNVYPNSMNVIPGEVNFLVDIRGIEPESIARVATHLKNSIRKSEQDNDVSIQIREISTEAPVKLDNEICQCIEQHCLEQNIGYMTMLSGAGHDSMNIAQKFPTAMIFTPSKNGISHHPDEFTDFDDIIIAANLLKDALHSLAK
- a CDS encoding FUSC family protein; translated protein: MSQLTTLMQRFGFDSDRLRFAMITACASILALFIAEYAGLTHPQWAAMTVWASAQPWRENLLEKSWWRFAGTVIGVVAGIALIQINLISPLLFVIGLAGWLGACSGIGQLQKSFVAYGTFLAGYSAVMVSMLSVHATDNIFSVAWDRFWTILVGVLCAVLFNFLFTPKREQASIIALKQQIDQQFYTILHRSLYKKESIEQQDIDTLWQKMTTYDEQLEANRIGWRYHRKQVIKARQQLLAQSQILLQLDKFKGVAAFPFPEIQPTESQWKHILSLCPNGILKNLLIPLFYVSKGLSIKAQHRVDKLKLHHDRIAAWQTFARSFVSIATVGLLWLVTQWQALAYLTLGLSVMIALFASLDYPARFMKNIFTGQSLGALAALICTWCLWPFASSSWQMTLFIVPVIISGILVFAHKKLILIAFDYIMVSLILLQPSYPFTLSFPESLGNAIAIICGPLVAMGAFYWIYPTNPKKRYQNLILLSEQQFILGLNKIIAGQKPSTSQMSHRLFSGLILARKSEYPFDRTIQFFAVRHAIWLNLIQVYKQFSASESYNRALKGLILRLQHPQPDVEKIHRLLQTLLRRQQNSTELRQLYNDVHLYLHYLDTNN
- a CDS encoding helix-turn-helix domain-containing protein; translated protein: MNRKFPIAYAVGQKIKSLRKSQGYTVFQLAKECDISEQQLFRYERGVNRIDIDCLARVTKILDVNISDIFSDIFQDNSDISHEHKSKELTESYA
- a CDS encoding inverse autotransporter beta domain-containing protein, whose translation is MVIKSKDSIFYYLTFIVWLAITTHVMFILTSIFLPITANAFTEQVNQPRTFLLPKKSTLLLRETQPYILQAGESVQSIATKYNINLSQLRKLNQFRTFSRSFESLKAGDELDIPMAPLPTLADENEKPVYAPSPAVSDDEIKFAQFASKAGQFFTKQPNHEKTKTFAREIITTAASSYLQDWFNHFGSSQIKLEADKKFSLKNSQIDLLLPLYKGENNLLFTQGSFHRKEGRIETNLGLGTRWYDEKQMIGGNTFFDYDVSRGHSRVGLGIEYRRDFLKLSGNSYHRLSRWRNARELVDHSARPSNGWNLSAEGWLPTYPHIGGKFTYEQYYGDAVALFGTKNLQRNPYSINVGLNYTPIPLITLNAEHRQGKASKKDSRVGLQLNYQFGKSLKQHLDPQSVNAFRSLMGNRYDLVSRNNHIILDYQKNELIHLFVTDTIMGQAGEKIPLNVTVNSQYGLSHFTWSTESLVASGGYLLNENGQYSIVLPADKNNVKNANSYTISVLATDKKGNSSSKSVVHIFIAQRANTSTSGNS
- a CDS encoding YbaY family lipoprotein — its product is MPRLTISKNILHFIFILACCLFLFSCNNPINQNRNGFNIQGDVYSQSIDIPNDALITISVTPINGNSYSEKSHYDYTLTTRKSTRTVNFSINLPESLLTQGHYFGLSVRVEKKGELLMMSNQVTPLNQSTPERLSLKVSAL
- a CDS encoding winged helix-turn-helix domain-containing protein: MNNMEYNQIEPMVLLCGQVVYDPLKRTLSRGKRTVNLSENESCLLKLLLLKTNSKREVMHEIWEKRGTIVTESSYYKLVRQLRQSFKKVELDENLIMTLPRIGILYTGEKSEMPILSKFNEQKNMYAYVRCFFQKVFNRSFQ